From a region of the candidate division WOR-3 bacterium genome:
- a CDS encoding TfoX/Sxy family protein, producing MATDKDFIEFIADQMADTGKIAYRKMFGEYVVYCDGKVVALVCDNKLFVKPTEGGKRFIGDVVEAPPYPGAKMSFLIEDKFEDSEWLSELISITKNELPEPKPKKKKSRKIC from the coding sequence ATGGCTACTGATAAGGATTTCATCGAATTTATTGCCGACCAGATGGCAGACACAGGAAAAATTGCGTACAGGAAAATGTTCGGCGAATACGTGGTCTACTGCGACGGAAAAGTCGTCGCGCTTGTATGCGACAACAAGCTGTTCGTAAAACCGACCGAGGGCGGGAAAAGATTCATAGGCGATGTAGTAGAGGCTCCGCCTTATCCGGGCGCGAAAATGAGTTTTCTTATAGAGGATAAATTTGAAGACAGCGAATGGCTTTCTGAACTCATAAGCATCACGAAGAATGAACTTCCCGAACCTAAACCGAAGAAGAAAAAAAGTAGAAAAATCTGCTAA
- a CDS encoding type II toxin-antitoxin system HicA family toxin — MTGKEIINILRKQGWILDRVSGSHYIMIKENKRSIPVPVHGKKELPKGLVYLIFKQAGIKEK, encoded by the coding sequence ATGACAGGCAAGGAAATAATTAATATATTAAGGAAGCAGGGCTGGATTCTTGATCGGGTTTCCGGCAGTCATTATATAATGATTAAGGAAAATAAACGCTCTATCCCTGTTCCTGTTCACGGTAAAAAAGAACTGCCAAAAGGGCTTGTTTATTTGATATTTAAACAAGCTGGAATAAAGGAGAAATGA